Proteins from one Osmerus mordax isolate fOsmMor3 chromosome 21, fOsmMor3.pri, whole genome shotgun sequence genomic window:
- the LOC136965263 gene encoding F-box only protein 48: protein MQHVFKKSSNTYFVSEERPTLSFNEETYQNFAETLPTEISLKIFRQLDTHSLCNALLTCKLWYHIIEDSDHIWRDHCLVVRAVCQRQIDGDRQCGMSWKVTLVRNYKRSLLKRDWLRGRYSNVHCADELLDTYMCPLDVETWGEILEAELDR, encoded by the exons ATGCAGCATGTGTTCAAAAAGAGTTCAAATACCTACTTTGTCTCTGAAGAAAGACCCACCCTGAGCTTCAATGAGGAGACCTACCAAAACTTTGCTGAAACTCTGCCGACTGAAATTAGCTTGAAAATATTCCGTCAACTGGACACTCACAGCTTGTGTAATGCTTTGTTAACCTGCAAATTGTGGTACCATATTATTGAAGACAGTGATCATATTTGGAGGGATCACTGCCTGGTTGTAAGAGCTGTCTGTCAGCGACAGATTGACGGGGACAGGCAATGTGGAATGTCATGGAAG GTCACACTAGTGCGGAACTATAAAAGAAGCTTATTGAAGAGGGACTGGTTGAGAGGAAGATACAGCAACGTTCATTGTGCAGATGAACTCCTAGACACATACATGTGTCCCCTGGATGTTGAGACGTGGGGCGAGATTCTAGAAGCAGAACTAGATAGATAG
- the cnrip1a gene encoding CB1 cannabinoid receptor-interacting protein 1a isoform X1 — MDDVPPIINISISLKIQPNDGPVFFKVDGTRFGQSRTIKLLTGSKYKIEVVMKPGKAEATAMNIGGITFPLEQQSKDEESVVYHGQYDTEGVPHTKSGDRQPVQVSIEFPKAGQFETVWQVKYYNYYKREHCQFGNKFSDIEYECKPNETRSLMWINKEVFN, encoded by the exons ATGGATGACGTTCcaccaataataaatatatcaaTTTCTCTGAAAATCCAACCAAATGACGGACCGGTTTTTTTCAAGGTGGACGGTACGAGATTCGGGCAGAGCAGGACAATAAAATTGCTTACAGGATCGAAATACAAGATAGAGGTCGTAATGAAGCCAGGAAAAGCTGAGGCCAC GGCCATGAATATTGGAGGTATCACCTTCCCCCTGGAACAGCAGTCAAAAGATGAGGAGTCAGTGGTGTACCATGGACAATATGACACAGAGGGTGTGCCTCACACCAAAAGTGGAGATAGGCAACCTGTTCAAGTCAGCATAGAG TTTCCTAAGGCAGGCCAGTTTGAAACAGTATGGCAGGTGAAGTATTATAACTACTACAAGAGAGAGCATTGCCAGTTCGGAAACAAATTCAGCGACATTGAGTACGAGTGCAAGCCCAACGAGACCCGCAGTCTTATGTGGATCAACAAGGAGGTCTTCAACTGA
- the cnrip1a gene encoding CB1 cannabinoid receptor-interacting protein 1a isoform X2, with protein sequence MKPGKAEATAMNIGGITFPLEQQSKDEESVVYHGQYDTEGVPHTKSGDRQPVQVSIEFPKAGQFETVWQVKYYNYYKREHCQFGNKFSDIEYECKPNETRSLMWINKEVFN encoded by the exons ATGAAGCCAGGAAAAGCTGAGGCCAC GGCCATGAATATTGGAGGTATCACCTTCCCCCTGGAACAGCAGTCAAAAGATGAGGAGTCAGTGGTGTACCATGGACAATATGACACAGAGGGTGTGCCTCACACCAAAAGTGGAGATAGGCAACCTGTTCAAGTCAGCATAGAG TTTCCTAAGGCAGGCCAGTTTGAAACAGTATGGCAGGTGAAGTATTATAACTACTACAAGAGAGAGCATTGCCAGTTCGGAAACAAATTCAGCGACATTGAGTACGAGTGCAAGCCCAACGAGACCCGCAGTCTTATGTGGATCAACAAGGAGGTCTTCAACTGA
- the ppp3r1b gene encoding calcineurin subunit B type 1b: MGNEASYPLEMCTHFDADEIKRLGKRFKKLDLDNSGSLSVEEFMSLPELQQNPLVQRVIDIFDTDGNGEVDFKEFIEGVSQFSVKGDKEQKLRFAFRIYDMDKDGYISNGELFQVLKMMVGNNLKDTQLQQIVDKTIINADKDGDGRISFEEFCAVVGGLDIHKKMVVDV; the protein is encoded by the exons ATG GGAAATGAAGCAAGTTATCCCTTGGAGATGTGCACACATT TTGATGCTGATGAGATTAAGAGGCTAGGAAAGAGATTTAAGAAACTCGACCTAGATAACTCTGGCTCCTTGAGTGTTGAAGAGTTTATGTCCTTACCGGAACTCCAACAGAATCCCCTTGTACAGCGAGTTATTGATATATTTGACACAGATGGCAATGGTGAAGTTGACTTCAAAG AATTCATCGAGGGTGTCTCCCAGTTCAGTGTCAAAGGCGATAAGGAGCAGAAATTGCGCT TTGCCTTCAGAATCTACGACATGGACAAGGATGGCTATATATCCAACGGTGAGCTCTTCCAGGTCCTGAAGATGATGGTGGGAAACAACCTCAAGGATACCCAGCTTCAGCAGATTGTCGACAAAACCATAATTAACGCAGACAAAGACGGTGATGGGAGAATATCCTTTGAAGAGTTTTGTGCG GTGGTGGGCGGATTAGACATACACAAAAAGATGGTGGTGGATGTGTGA
- the etaa1a gene encoding ewing's tumor-associated antigen 1: protein MTERKKYSGTTVSVTASTECEVDISTAKTQTNRLRRSLRRTQRQPPLDSPNHCHNVFKTPTRVTRSRYTYAESPQNDSDLQQDIIWDATSPSPIRADRRGKKYSANVGIVNISDIVNRIAPKQGRPVVPESSLQQWIGDSAIPCTPEVEQPKLKRKSPRQNGVDDLIKLAKQFDFNMLRQDEEHVLIHNESVISDMLYFEDEKCQPSLFLSNRGLEKAPSALQTNVRESSVLLPPDQDMEDDLNFLFDGPTQHISGNLSQNSLARSLEMKTVPTAFSKVIPGKDTNSGHSVVPPVSSSPHVKHGSTHVDFDDDWENDDLLDESFGFDMTQNPLGSAPSKPSSMQRGSNECKTSFSPPTTIASNECQRLQKEKSDLQPAVLEEPVNTVRNRTTFRLEANPNFQVNIFTEAPAKIESASDLVKPGKYSEVQQCRSSTLSLANVISTVAGSHGEQTMELHSNGIKPGPQAPLFHQNTWTPTSTSTSTNSCPAKPSQTNSSQKPEEKEGNEEDSSAFRCDNCIPEDDLDSFFALDDVWDDKYGDDDLLCEVCEDLESQVQSLEDPPIKNFQPTSQVQNQKPSSVLPSRSTYNVNPPNRPAQPSNPITATNSLSAPGISGIYSLRTNRVSCQEPFPAVSGYKKQRGNNFVVKSTSNSTFMLQNHGGTEPYRCNKSTYLTGSTTNRQWLGNETGTVSAARVNASENSGQFTFKRPSGCVSSSVTSSTNTKVIVGIQPEKDEKCSVAEIEQKKQQAIARRRQRMQAAQNLSAPLLSNLQAHEIQLKHSKVFQN, encoded by the exons ATGACAGAACGTAAAAAATACAGTGGTACTACGGTGAGTGTGACAGCAAGCACTGAGTGCGAAGTAGACATTTCGACAGCTAAAACCCAAACAAATAGATTGAGAAGAAGCCTGAGACGAACACAGCGACAACCACCCCTTGATTCTCCCAATCACTGCCATAACG TTTTCAAGACACCAACTCGAGTGACAAGGTCAAGATACACCTATGCAGAGTCCCCACAAAATGACTCGGATCTTCAACAGGATATCATTTGGGATGcaacatctccctctcccatcaGAGCAG ACAGAAGAGGCAAGAAGTATTCTGCAAATGTTGGAATCGTGAACATCTCAGATATTGTCAACAGGATTGCTCCCAAG CAGGGGAGACCTGTGGTTCCTGAGTCATCATTGCAACAGTGGATAGGAGACAGTGCCATTCCCTGCACTCCTGAAGTAGAGCAGCCAAAGCTCAAAAGGAAATCCCCAAG GCAAAATGGAGTAGATGACCTCATTAAGCTGGCAAAACAGTTTGATTTTAACATGTTACGGCAAGATGAAGAGCATGTTCTGATACACAATGAGAGTGTAATTTCAGACATGCTTTATTTTGAGGATGAAAAGTGCCAGCCTTCACTATTTCTAAGTAATAGAGGCCTTGAAAAGGCACCATCAGCTCTACAAACAAATGTAAGAGAGTCTTCAGTCCTGCTACCTCCAGACCAAGATATGGAGGATGACTTGAATTTTCTGTTCGATGGGCCAACTCAACACATAAGTGGCAATTTAAGTCAGAATTCTCTAGCTCGGTCATTGGAAATGAAGACGGTTCCAACTGCATTCTCCAAAGTTATTCCTGGGAAAGATACAAATTCAGGACATAGTGTTGTGCCACCTGTCAGTTCTTCGCCTCATGTCAAACATGGATCGACGCATGTGGATTTTGACGATGACTGGGAAAATGATGATTTGCTGGATGAATCATTTGGTTTTGATATGACCCAAAATCCACTTGGCTCTGCCCCTTCTAAGCCTAGTTCAATGCAAAGAGGATCAAATGAATGTAAAACCAGTTTTAGTCCTCCCACTACAATAGCCAGTAATGAATGTCAGAGgttacagaaagaaaaaagtgaTCTCCAACCAGCTGTGTTGGAAGAGCCAGTTAATACTGTGAGAAACAGAACAACCTTCAGGCTTGAAGCAAATCCTAATTTCCAAGTCAATATCTTCACAGAGGCACCAGCAAAGATAGAGTCTGCTTCAGATTTGGTCAAACCAGGAAAGTACAGTGAAGTTCAACAATGTCGATCAAGTACTCTTTCACTTGCAAATGTGATTTCTACAGTAGCTGGTTCCCACGGTGAGCAAACCATGGAGCTCCATTCAAATGGAATAAAACCAGGGCCACAAGCACCATTGTTTCATCAAAATACATGGACTCCTACCAGCACATCTACTTCCACCAACTCTTGTCCAGCAAAACCTTCTCAGACTAATTCAAGCCAAAAGCcagaagagaaggaagggaatGAAGAAGACAGTTCAGCCTTCCGTTGCGACAACTGTATTCCTGAGGATGACCTGGATTCGTTCTTTGCCTTGGACGATGTTTGGGATGACAAATATGGTGACGATGACCTgctgtgtgaagtgtgtgaagATCTTGAGAGCCAGGTGCAGAGTTTGGAGGACCCTCCTATCAAGAACTTTCAGCCAACCAGTCAGGTACAAAACCAAAAACCTTCCAGCGTCCTTCCAAGCCGTAGCACTTACAATGTAAATCCCCCAAATCGACCGGCACAACCAAGCAATCCCATCACTGCCACAAATTCACTGTCGGCCCCTGGAATTAGTGGCATCTACTCTCTCCGAACGAACAGAGTTTCATGTCAAGAACCCTTTCCTGCTGTTAGTGGCTATAAGAAGCAAAGGGGCAACAACTTTGTTGTAAAATCTACATCCAACTCCACCTTTATGCTGCAGAACCATGGTGGAACAGAGCCATATAGATGTAATAAAAGCACTTACCTAACTGGGAGCACAACCAATCGCCAGTGGCTTGGGAATGAGACAGGGACGGTGTCTGCGGCTCGTGTAAATGCATCTGAAAACTCTGGTCAGTTCACCTTCAAGAGACCGTCTGGCTGTGTGTCCAGTTCTGTCACGTCTTCAACCAACACTAAAG TTATCGTGGGCATTCAACCGGAGAAGGATGAAAAATGCTCAGTGGCAGAGATTGAACAGAAGAAACAGCAGGCTATTGCCAGGAGACGTCAGCGGATGCAAGCTGCCCAGAACCTAAGTGCTCCCCTATTAAGTAATCTACAAGCACATGAAATCCAACTTAAGCATTCTAAAGTCTTTCAGAATTGA